In Paraburkholderia bryophila, a single genomic region encodes these proteins:
- the ruvA gene encoding Holliday junction branch migration protein RuvA gives MIGRIAGVLLEKNPPHLLVDCNGVGYEVDVPMSTFYNLPSTGERVVLLTQMIVREDAHLLYGFGTTEERVTFRELLKISGIGARMALAVLSGMSVHELAQTVTMQDAARLTRVPGIGKKTAERLLLELKGKLGADLGAMAGAASAPDHASDILNALLALGYSEKEALAAVKNVPAGTGVSEGIKLALKALSKG, from the coding sequence ATGATCGGTCGCATTGCCGGCGTTCTGCTGGAAAAAAACCCGCCGCATCTGCTCGTCGACTGCAACGGCGTCGGCTATGAAGTCGACGTGCCGATGAGCACGTTCTACAACCTGCCCTCGACCGGCGAACGCGTCGTGCTGCTCACGCAGATGATCGTGCGCGAAGACGCGCATCTGCTGTATGGCTTCGGCACCACCGAAGAACGCGTCACCTTCCGCGAACTGCTGAAGATTTCCGGCATCGGCGCACGCATGGCGCTCGCGGTGCTATCCGGCATGAGCGTGCACGAACTGGCGCAGACCGTGACGATGCAGGACGCGGCTCGCCTCACACGCGTGCCGGGCATCGGCAAGAAAACGGCCGAGCGCCTGCTGCTCGAACTGAAGGGCAAGCTCGGCGCCGACCTCGGCGCGATGGCGGGCGCGGCGTCGGCACCCGACCACGCCTCCGATATCCTGAACGCACTGCTCGCCTTGGGTTACTCCGAAAAAGAAGCGTTGGCGGCCGTCAAGAACGTGCCGGCCGGCACCGGCGTTTCCGAGGGCATCAAGCTCGCACTGAAAGCGTTGTCCAAGGGCTGA
- the ruvC gene encoding crossover junction endodeoxyribonuclease RuvC → MRILGIDPGLRVTGFGVIDQSGHTLSYVASGVIKTADADLPSRLGTIFEGISTLIRQHSPDQSAIEKVFVNVNPQSTLLLGQARGAAICGLVAGGVPVAEYTALQLKQAVVGYGRATKEQMQQMVVRLLNLSGVPGTDAADALGMAICHAHSGATLSTLGGIAPALAKKGLRVRRGRLVG, encoded by the coding sequence ATGAGAATTCTCGGCATCGACCCCGGCTTGCGCGTGACCGGCTTCGGCGTGATCGATCAAAGCGGCCATACGCTCAGCTACGTCGCGAGCGGCGTCATCAAAACCGCCGACGCCGATCTGCCCTCGCGTCTGGGCACCATTTTCGAAGGCATCTCGACGCTGATTCGCCAGCACTCGCCGGATCAGTCGGCGATCGAAAAAGTGTTCGTCAACGTCAACCCACAGTCCACGCTGCTGCTCGGCCAGGCACGCGGTGCGGCGATCTGCGGACTGGTCGCGGGCGGCGTGCCGGTGGCCGAATACACCGCGTTGCAATTGAAGCAGGCGGTGGTGGGCTACGGCCGCGCGACCAAGGAGCAGATGCAGCAGATGGTGGTGCGGCTGCTGAACCTCTCGGGCGTGCCCGGCACCGACGCCGCCGACGCACTCGGTATGGCAATCTGTCATGCGCACAGCGGTGCGACGCTGAGTACGCTGGGCGGTATTGCACCGGCGCTCGCGAAGAAGGGTTTGCGCGTGAGACGCGGGCGGCTGGTGGGTTAG
- the purH gene encoding bifunctional phosphoribosylaminoimidazolecarboxamide formyltransferase/IMP cyclohydrolase, translating into MIKQALISVSDKSGIVDFAKSLSDLGVKLLSTGGTAKLLADAGLPVTEVADYTGFPEMLDGRVKTLHPKVHGGILARRDLPEHMAALEKHDIPTIDLLVVNLYPFVQTVSKEECSLEDAIENIDIGGPTMLRSAAKNHRDVTVVVDPTDYAVVLDEMRANSNAVSYKTNFRLATKVFAHTAQYDGAITNYLTSLTDELQHASRNTYPATFNLAFNKVQDLRYGENPHQSAAFYRDLSVPAGALANYSQLQGKELSYNNIADSDAAWECVKTFDVPACVIVKHANPCGVAIGADAHEAYAKALQTDPTSAFGGIIAFNREVDEAAAQAVAKQFVEVLIAPSFSAAARQVFTAKQNVRLLEIALGDGHNAFDLKRVGGGLLVQSLDSKNVQPHELRVVTKRHPTPKEMDDLLFAWRVAKYVKSNAIVFCGNGMTLGVGAGQMSRVDSARIASIKAQNAGLTLTGSAVASDAFFPFRDGLDVVVAAGATCVIQPGGSMRDDEVVGAADEHNIAMVLTGVRHFRH; encoded by the coding sequence ATGATCAAGCAAGCGCTCATCTCCGTTTCCGACAAGTCCGGCATCGTCGACTTCGCCAAGTCGCTGTCCGACCTCGGCGTCAAGCTCCTGTCGACCGGCGGCACCGCGAAATTGCTCGCGGACGCAGGTCTGCCCGTCACCGAAGTTGCCGATTACACAGGCTTCCCGGAAATGCTCGATGGGCGCGTGAAAACGCTGCATCCGAAGGTACACGGCGGCATTCTGGCGCGCCGCGATCTGCCGGAACACATGGCCGCGCTTGAGAAGCACGACATTCCGACCATCGACCTGCTGGTCGTGAATCTGTACCCGTTCGTGCAGACCGTGTCGAAAGAAGAGTGCTCGCTGGAAGACGCGATCGAGAACATCGACATTGGCGGCCCGACCATGCTGCGTTCGGCGGCGAAGAATCACCGCGACGTGACGGTGGTGGTCGATCCGACCGACTACGCGGTCGTGCTCGACGAAATGCGCGCGAACAGCAACGCGGTGTCGTACAAGACGAATTTCCGCCTCGCCACCAAGGTATTCGCGCACACCGCTCAGTACGACGGCGCGATCACGAACTACCTGACCAGCCTGACCGACGAACTGCAACACGCGTCGCGCAACACGTACCCGGCTACGTTCAACCTGGCGTTCAACAAGGTGCAGGACCTGCGCTACGGCGAAAACCCGCACCAGAGCGCGGCGTTCTACCGCGATCTGTCGGTGCCGGCCGGCGCATTGGCGAACTACAGCCAGTTGCAGGGCAAGGAACTGTCGTACAACAACATCGCGGATTCCGACGCAGCGTGGGAATGCGTGAAGACTTTCGACGTGCCGGCCTGCGTGATCGTCAAGCACGCGAACCCGTGCGGCGTGGCGATCGGCGCGGATGCGCACGAAGCGTACGCGAAGGCGCTGCAAACTGATCCGACGTCGGCATTCGGCGGCATCATCGCGTTCAACCGCGAAGTGGATGAAGCGGCGGCGCAAGCGGTGGCCAAGCAGTTCGTCGAAGTGCTGATCGCGCCGTCGTTCAGCGCGGCAGCGCGCCAGGTGTTCACCGCGAAGCAGAACGTGCGTCTGCTGGAAATCGCTTTGGGCGACGGCCACAACGCATTCGATCTGAAGCGCGTGGGCGGCGGTCTGCTGGTGCAATCGCTCGACTCGAAGAACGTGCAGCCGCACGAATTGCGCGTGGTCACGAAGCGTCACCCGACGCCGAAGGAAATGGACGACCTGCTGTTCGCATGGCGCGTGGCGAAGTACGTGAAGTCGAACGCGATCGTGTTCTGCGGCAACGGCATGACGCTGGGCGTCGGCGCCGGCCAGATGAGCCGTGTGGACTCGGCGCGTATCGCCAGCATCAAGGCGCAGAACGCCGGTTTGACGCTGACGGGTTCGGCGGTGGCATCGGACGCATTCTTCCCGTTCCGCGACGGTCTGGATGTGGTGGTGGCGGCAGGCGCGACCTGCGTGATTCAACCGGGCGGCTCGATGCGCGATGACGAAGTGGTCGGCGCGGCGGATGAGCACAACATCGCGATGGTGTTGACCGGTGTGCGTCACTTCCGGCATTGA
- a CDS encoding Fis family transcriptional regulator — MSKNNIEQSVRDSLGMYFQDLDGSNPHDVYDMVISCVEKPLLEVVLEQAGGNQSLAAEYLGINRNTLRKKLQQHGLL; from the coding sequence ATGAGCAAGAACAATATCGAACAATCTGTCCGCGACAGCCTGGGGATGTATTTCCAGGATCTCGACGGCTCCAATCCGCACGACGTCTACGACATGGTTATTTCGTGCGTAGAAAAACCCTTGCTCGAAGTGGTGCTCGAGCAGGCCGGCGGCAATCAGTCACTGGCCGCCGAGTATCTCGGCATTAACCGCAATACGCTGCGCAAGAAGCTGCAACAGCACGGTTTGTTGTAG
- the dusB gene encoding tRNA dihydrouridine synthase DusB: MPTLGSHNLRNNLFVAPMAGVTDRPFRQLCKRLGAGYAVSEMVASNAQLWKSEKTMRRANHTGEVEPISVQIAGADPVMMAEAARYNVANGAQIIDINMGCPAKKVCNVAAGSALLQNEPLVQRIVEAVVGAVGIGPDAVPVTLKIRTGWNRDNKNALSVAHLAENAGIAMLTVHGRTRADLYHGDAEYETIAAVKAAVRIPVVANGDITSPHKAREVLAATGADAIMIGRAAQGRPWLFREIEHFLKTGELLPPPRIDEIQQVMNEHLEDHYAFYGEFTGVRTARKHIGWYTRGLSGANVFRHRMNTLDTTREQLLAVNEFFDAQKAISDRLVYVDETLNENGEPDPTDRLAA; the protein is encoded by the coding sequence ATGCCCACTCTCGGCTCCCACAATCTGCGTAATAACCTGTTCGTCGCTCCCATGGCGGGCGTGACCGACCGGCCGTTCCGGCAACTGTGCAAACGGCTGGGCGCGGGCTATGCGGTGTCGGAAATGGTCGCCTCGAACGCGCAGTTGTGGAAAAGCGAGAAAACCATGCGGCGCGCCAACCATACCGGCGAGGTCGAGCCGATCTCCGTGCAGATCGCCGGCGCCGATCCGGTCATGATGGCCGAGGCCGCGCGCTACAACGTCGCGAACGGCGCGCAGATCATCGACATCAATATGGGCTGTCCGGCCAAGAAGGTCTGCAATGTCGCGGCCGGCTCGGCGCTGTTGCAGAACGAGCCGCTGGTGCAGCGCATCGTCGAGGCGGTGGTCGGCGCGGTGGGCATCGGGCCCGACGCGGTGCCCGTCACGCTGAAGATCCGCACCGGCTGGAATCGCGACAATAAAAACGCGCTGAGCGTCGCGCACCTGGCCGAAAACGCCGGCATTGCCATGCTGACCGTGCACGGCCGCACCCGCGCCGATCTCTATCACGGCGACGCCGAATACGAGACCATCGCCGCCGTCAAAGCCGCCGTGCGCATTCCGGTGGTCGCGAACGGCGACATTACGTCGCCGCACAAGGCGCGCGAGGTGCTCGCCGCCACCGGCGCCGACGCGATCATGATCGGCCGCGCCGCGCAGGGGCGCCCGTGGCTGTTTCGCGAGATCGAACATTTCCTGAAAACGGGCGAGTTGCTGCCGCCGCCGCGCATCGACGAAATCCAGCAGGTGATGAACGAGCATCTCGAAGATCACTACGCGTTCTACGGGGAATTTACCGGCGTGCGCACTGCGCGTAAGCACATCGGCTGGTACACTCGCGGCCTTTCTGGCGCCAACGTGTTCCGGCATCGCATGAATACGCTGGACACCACGCGCGAACAACTCCTCGCCGTCAACGAGTTCTTCGACGCACAAAAGGCGATCTCCGACCGCCTTGTCTATGTCGACGAAACGCTCAACGAGAACGGCGAGCCGGACCCAACCGACCGACTAGCAGCATGA
- a CDS encoding UbiH/UbiF/VisC/COQ6 family ubiquinone biosynthesis hydroxylase, which yields MNDVSPSTVILKPASAAHPYDFDVTIVGAGPVGLALAGWLARRSATQALKIALVDAREPEDSIADPRAIAVSHGSRMILEPLRWPADATAIQRIHVSQRGHFGRTLIDHAEHGLPALGYVLRYGSIVHGLAEAVHASPVHWFRSTSAAAPTQEHDGVTLPIETAGVARSLRTRILVNAEGGLFGDQKSGKRTGEDSASRDYGQTALVGTVTVSSPQPHVAWERFTSQGPIALLPMGGVRGADYALVWCCAPEEAARRTQLPDADFLRELGAAFGDRMGRFTQIKGRASFPLGLNAVETLVQGRVVAIGNAAQTLHPVAGQGLNLGLRDAHSLADALSAEGPTPLALATFAQRRALDRRLTIGATDTLARLFTVDFAPLAIVRGLALTALEFVPPVKTALARQMIFGQRR from the coding sequence ATGAACGATGTTTCCCCGTCGACGGTGATTCTGAAGCCCGCCTCGGCCGCTCATCCGTACGACTTCGACGTGACGATCGTCGGCGCCGGTCCGGTCGGGCTGGCGCTGGCCGGCTGGCTGGCGCGCCGCAGCGCGACCCAGGCGCTGAAGATCGCGCTGGTCGACGCGCGCGAGCCGGAAGATTCGATCGCCGATCCGCGCGCGATCGCCGTCTCGCACGGCAGCCGGATGATTCTGGAACCGCTGCGCTGGCCCGCCGACGCCACCGCGATCCAGCGCATTCATGTGTCGCAGCGCGGGCACTTCGGCCGCACGCTGATCGATCACGCCGAGCACGGCTTGCCGGCGCTGGGGTATGTGCTGCGTTACGGGTCGATCGTGCATGGCCTCGCCGAAGCGGTGCATGCGAGCCCGGTGCACTGGTTCCGCTCGACCTCGGCCGCCGCGCCGACCCAGGAGCATGACGGCGTGACGCTGCCGATCGAAACGGCGGGTGTCGCGCGGTCGTTGCGCACGCGAATTCTGGTGAATGCCGAAGGCGGGTTGTTCGGCGATCAGAAGTCCGGCAAACGAACCGGCGAGGACAGTGCGTCGCGCGACTACGGACAAACCGCGCTGGTCGGCACGGTGACCGTCTCCTCGCCGCAACCGCATGTGGCCTGGGAGCGCTTCACGTCGCAAGGTCCGATCGCTTTGCTGCCCATGGGCGGCGTGCGCGGCGCAGACTACGCGCTGGTCTGGTGCTGCGCGCCGGAAGAAGCCGCACGCCGCACGCAACTCCCGGACGCCGACTTCCTGCGCGAACTCGGCGCGGCATTCGGCGACCGCATGGGCCGCTTCACGCAGATCAAAGGCCGCGCGTCGTTCCCGTTGGGCCTGAACGCGGTCGAGACGCTCGTTCAGGGCCGCGTCGTCGCGATCGGCAATGCGGCGCAAACACTGCATCCGGTGGCCGGCCAGGGGCTGAACCTCGGCCTGCGCGACGCGCATTCGCTCGCCGACGCGTTGTCCGCGGAAGGCCCCACGCCGCTCGCGCTCGCCACCTTCGCCCAACGCCGCGCGCTCGACCGGCGCCTCACGATCGGCGCGACCGACACGCTCGCGCGCCTGTTCACCGTCGACTTCGCGCCGCTCGCGATCGTGCGCGGCCTTGCGCTTACCGCGCTCGAATTCGTGCCGCCGGTGAAAACCGCACTGGCGCGTCAAATGATCTTCGGACAGCGTCGCTAG
- a CDS encoding aminopeptidase P N-terminal domain-containing protein yields MNQPTEPTLAIDVYRTRRERVLAALRATGGGVAIVPTAPEALRNRDADYPYRHDSYFYYLTGFTEPEALLVLDASAASGEPASILFCREKNVERETWEGFRFGPDGARAAFGFDAAFAIGDVDVQLPRLLADKPSLHYALGSSAQLDEQVRGWLDTVRAQGRSGVATPTAAGDLIPLLDDMRLVKDDHELAVMRRAGQISAQAHRRAMAACHPGIREYELEAELLYTFRKFGAQAPAYTSIVAAGANACVLHYPAGNGVAQDGDLILIDAACELDGYASDITRTFPASGRFTPAQRELYDIVLAAQQAAVDATRAGATFDAPHQAAVRVLSQGLLDTGIIDRAKFASVDDVIAERAYAPFYMHRTGHWLGMDVHDVGDYRERGAPRDEAGVLPWRTLQASMTLTIEPGLYIRPTEGVPERYWNIGIRIEDDAIVTPTGCELITRDVPVAADEIEALMQEARAAHETRK; encoded by the coding sequence ATGAACCAGCCGACCGAACCCACCCTCGCCATCGACGTCTACCGAACGCGCCGCGAGCGCGTCCTCGCCGCGCTGCGCGCGACGGGCGGCGGCGTCGCCATCGTCCCCACCGCGCCGGAAGCGCTGCGCAACCGCGACGCCGATTATCCGTACCGGCACGACAGCTACTTCTACTACCTGACCGGCTTCACCGAACCGGAGGCGCTGCTGGTGCTCGACGCCAGCGCCGCGTCCGGCGAACCGGCGTCGATCCTGTTCTGCCGCGAGAAGAACGTCGAGCGCGAAACGTGGGAAGGTTTCCGCTTCGGCCCCGACGGCGCGCGCGCGGCGTTCGGTTTCGACGCCGCATTCGCGATCGGCGACGTCGACGTGCAACTGCCGCGGCTGCTCGCCGACAAGCCGTCGCTGCACTACGCGCTCGGCAGCTCGGCGCAACTGGACGAACAGGTGCGCGGCTGGCTCGATACGGTACGCGCACAGGGCCGCAGCGGCGTCGCGACGCCGACCGCCGCCGGCGATCTGATCCCGCTGCTCGACGACATGCGGCTCGTCAAAGACGACCACGAACTCGCCGTCATGCGGCGCGCCGGGCAGATTTCGGCGCAGGCGCATCGCCGCGCAATGGCCGCGTGCCATCCGGGCATCCGCGAGTACGAACTCGAAGCCGAACTGCTCTACACGTTCCGCAAATTCGGCGCGCAGGCGCCGGCTTATACATCGATCGTCGCGGCGGGCGCCAATGCCTGCGTGCTGCACTACCCGGCCGGCAACGGCGTGGCGCAGGACGGCGACCTGATCCTGATCGACGCGGCCTGCGAACTCGACGGCTACGCGTCCGACATCACCCGTACGTTCCCCGCCAGCGGCCGCTTCACGCCGGCGCAGCGCGAGCTGTATGACATCGTGCTGGCCGCGCAGCAGGCCGCCGTCGACGCCACCCGCGCCGGCGCCACCTTCGACGCTCCTCATCAGGCGGCCGTGCGCGTGCTGTCGCAGGGCTTGCTCGACACCGGCATCATCGACCGCGCGAAGTTCGCTTCGGTCGACGACGTGATCGCCGAACGCGCCTACGCGCCCTTCTATATGCACCGCACCGGCCACTGGCTCGGCATGGACGTGCACGACGTCGGCGACTACCGCGAACGCGGCGCGCCGCGCGACGAAGCGGGCGTGTTGCCGTGGCGCACCTTGCAGGCGTCGATGACGCTGACCATCGAGCCCGGCCTGTACATCCGCCCGACAGAGGGCGTGCCCGAGCGCTACTGGAATATCGGCATCCGTATCGAGGACGACGCGATCGTCACGCCGACCGGCTGCGAGTTGATCACGCGCGACGTGCCGGTCGCCGCCGACGAGATCGAGGCGCTGATGCAGGAAGCCCGCGCGGCCCACGAAACAAGGAAGTAA
- a CDS encoding glutathione S-transferase C-terminal domain-containing protein: MMKLIGSLGSPYVRKARIVLADKKIDYELVPENVWAPDTTIHTFNPLGKVPCLVMEDGEAVFDSRVICEYVDTLSPVGKLIPQSGRERVEVRCWEALADGILDAAVLIRLESTQRAPELRVDAWVARQQRKIDEALIAMSQGLGSKTWCAGNHYTLADIAMGCALGYLDFRMPELNWREPYPNLDKHFQKLSLRQSFIDTVPAN, translated from the coding sequence ATGATGAAACTCATCGGTTCGCTCGGTAGCCCGTATGTGCGTAAAGCGCGGATCGTGCTGGCCGACAAGAAGATCGACTACGAACTGGTGCCCGAGAACGTCTGGGCGCCCGACACCACGATTCACACCTTCAATCCGCTCGGCAAAGTGCCGTGCCTCGTGATGGAAGACGGCGAAGCGGTGTTCGACTCGCGGGTGATCTGCGAATACGTGGATACGCTGTCGCCGGTCGGCAAGCTGATTCCACAGTCCGGCCGTGAACGCGTGGAAGTGCGCTGCTGGGAAGCGCTCGCCGACGGCATTCTCGACGCGGCGGTGCTGATTCGCCTCGAAAGCACGCAGCGCGCGCCGGAGTTGCGCGTGGACGCGTGGGTCGCGCGCCAGCAACGCAAGATCGACGAAGCGCTGATCGCGATGTCGCAGGGTCTGGGCAGCAAGACGTGGTGCGCGGGCAATCACTACACGCTCGCCGATATCGCAATGGGATGCGCATTGGGTTATCTGGATTTCCGCATGCCCGAATTGAACTGGCGCGAACCGTATCCGAATCTGGATAAGCATTTCCAGAAGCTCTCGCTGCGTCAGTCGTTTATCGATACGGTGCCGGCGAATTGA
- a CDS encoding M48 family metallopeptidase — MKPYRFVIAASACALFAACSNVGNVDPSALIKSGQMATQAATLSDADVRALTDKSCAQLDGENKIAAANSKYQKRLNKIATQLGDNINGTPVNYKVYMTKDVNAWAMANGCVRVYSGLMDMMNDNEVRGVVGHEMGHVALGHTKKAMQVAYATSAVRGAASSAGGLAGSLSGSQLGDFSEKLINAQFSQTQESAADDYSFDLQKKKKLDPSGLVTAFNKLAQLDGGKSSMFSSHPSSPERAQHIQQRIASNQ; from the coding sequence ATGAAACCTTATCGCTTTGTCATTGCCGCTTCCGCCTGCGCATTGTTTGCGGCCTGCTCGAATGTCGGCAATGTCGATCCGTCCGCGTTGATCAAGTCCGGCCAGATGGCCACCCAGGCCGCCACGCTGAGCGACGCCGACGTGCGCGCGTTGACCGACAAGTCCTGCGCGCAACTGGACGGCGAAAACAAGATCGCCGCCGCGAACAGCAAGTACCAGAAGCGCCTGAACAAGATTGCCACGCAACTGGGCGACAACATCAACGGCACGCCGGTCAACTACAAGGTGTACATGACCAAAGATGTCAACGCATGGGCCATGGCCAACGGTTGCGTGCGCGTTTACAGCGGCTTGATGGACATGATGAACGACAACGAAGTGCGCGGCGTGGTCGGCCACGAAATGGGTCACGTGGCGCTCGGCCACACGAAGAAGGCGATGCAGGTGGCTTATGCGACGTCGGCGGTGCGCGGCGCGGCGAGCTCGGCGGGTGGCCTGGCGGGATCGCTGTCCGGCTCGCAACTGGGCGACTTCTCCGAGAAGCTGATTAACGCGCAATTCTCGCAAACCCAGGAAAGCGCCGCCGACGATTATTCGTTCGATTTGCAGAAAAAGAAGAAGCTGGATCCGTCCGGACTGGTGACGGCATTCAACAAGCTCGCGCAACTGGATGGCGGTAAATCGAGTATGTTCAGCTCGCATCCGTCGTCGCCGGAGCGTGCGCAGCATATTCAGCAGCGGATCGCTTCGAATCAGTAA
- the lnt gene encoding apolipoprotein N-acyltransferase, giving the protein MADPITSRSRRGVSASAAQAVRGRALPRWHYLVAAVAGAANTLSFAPTPHGGWLELAIFAFYFAWLTRSTGWKSAALTGGAFGFGNFVSGVWWLYVSMHFYGGMSAPLAGAAVVLFSLYLAIYPAFAAALWSFCAGHARNGAADDRTPFSPTWHGALAFASAWAIGEWLRGTVFTGFPWLASGYAQVDGPFAGFAPVAGVYGVGWVLALVAALIVQALMQLTALRQASGTAAGGNGVSGNSRAPADSGQVKGKPGGVRAALPSVFALALIAAGLLLPLAQWTVPANAPLTVRLLQGNVKQEMKFEESGMRAAIDMYQQMITSKPADLIVTPETAIPVFIQQLPAPFASAVRRFSDSTGSAILFGALGGTVTPEGQLIDYTNSLFGVTPGSRDVYRYDKHHLVPFGEFVPWGFRWFVNLMNIPLGDFFRGAPVQKPFMVHNQPVSVDICYEDIFGEEIARSIRESDTPAGVLVNSTNLAWFGDTIALDQHLQIARMRSLETGRPMLRATNTGMTAAIDANGKVLGRLKPFTIGSLDVTVQGTSGSTPYVTSGNNTVLAVSLLLLAFGFAFGPGITRRRKTS; this is encoded by the coding sequence ATGGCCGACCCGATAACTTCCCGTTCGCGCCGCGGCGTGAGCGCTTCTGCCGCTCAAGCTGTCCGCGGCCGCGCGCTGCCCCGCTGGCATTACCTCGTTGCCGCCGTCGCCGGCGCAGCCAATACGCTTTCATTCGCGCCGACGCCGCATGGCGGCTGGCTCGAACTCGCGATCTTCGCGTTTTACTTCGCGTGGCTCACGCGCAGCACCGGCTGGAAAAGCGCGGCCCTCACGGGCGGCGCGTTCGGCTTCGGCAACTTCGTCAGCGGCGTGTGGTGGCTGTACGTCAGCATGCATTTCTACGGCGGCATGAGCGCGCCGCTCGCCGGCGCCGCGGTCGTGCTGTTTTCGTTGTATCTGGCGATTTATCCGGCGTTCGCCGCCGCGCTGTGGTCGTTCTGCGCCGGTCATGCGCGCAACGGCGCGGCGGACGATCGCACGCCGTTCTCGCCGACCTGGCATGGTGCGCTGGCGTTCGCGAGCGCGTGGGCGATCGGTGAATGGCTGCGCGGCACGGTGTTCACCGGCTTTCCGTGGCTCGCGAGCGGTTATGCGCAGGTGGACGGTCCGTTCGCCGGCTTTGCGCCCGTGGCGGGCGTGTATGGCGTGGGCTGGGTGCTGGCGCTGGTGGCCGCGCTGATCGTGCAGGCGCTGATGCAACTGACGGCTTTGCGCCAGGCGAGTGGGACTGCTGCGGGCGGCAACGGTGTCAGTGGCAATAGCCGCGCCCCGGCTGACAGTGGCCAGGTGAAGGGCAAACCCGGTGGCGTCCGCGCCGCACTGCCCAGCGTCTTCGCGCTCGCGCTGATTGCAGCCGGCCTGCTGCTGCCGCTCGCGCAATGGACCGTCCCCGCCAACGCGCCGCTGACCGTGCGTCTCCTGCAAGGCAACGTCAAACAGGAGATGAAGTTCGAAGAATCCGGCATGCGCGCCGCGATCGACATGTACCAGCAAATGATCACGTCGAAACCGGCCGATCTGATCGTCACGCCAGAAACGGCGATTCCGGTTTTCATCCAGCAATTACCGGCGCCGTTCGCGTCGGCGGTGCGCCGTTTTTCAGACTCGACCGGCAGCGCCATCCTGTTCGGCGCACTCGGCGGCACGGTCACGCCGGAAGGCCAGTTGATCGACTACACGAACAGCCTGTTCGGCGTCACACCCGGTTCCCGCGACGTGTACCGCTACGACAAGCACCACCTCGTGCCGTTCGGCGAGTTCGTGCCGTGGGGCTTCCGCTGGTTCGTCAATCTGATGAACATTCCGCTCGGCGATTTCTTCCGCGGCGCGCCGGTACAGAAACCGTTCATGGTGCACAACCAGCCGGTCTCGGTCGACATCTGCTACGAAGACATCTTCGGTGAAGAGATTGCCCGCAGCATTCGCGAAAGCGACACGCCGGCCGGCGTGCTGGTCAACTCGACCAATCTCGCCTGGTTCGGCGACACGATCGCGCTGGACCAGCATCTGCAGATCGCGCGCATGCGTTCGCTGGAAACCGGCCGGCCGATGCTGCGCGCCACCAACACCGGCATGACCGCCGCGATCGATGCGAACGGCAAAGTGCTCGGCCGCCTCAAGCCGTTTACGATCGGCTCGCTCGACGTGACGGTGCAAGGCACGTCCGGCAGCACGCCGTATGTGACGAGCGGCAATAACACGGTGCTGGCGGTATCGTTGCTGCTGCTGGCGTTTGGTTTTGCGTTTGGGCCGGGCATTACCCGACGCCGTAAAACGTCGTAA